One Siniperca chuatsi isolate FFG_IHB_CAS linkage group LG3, ASM2008510v1, whole genome shotgun sequence genomic region harbors:
- the LOC122873309 gene encoding sorbin and SH3 domain-containing protein 2-like isoform X10, giving the protein MNTGSDSHSSDLDSWRSRSATDGLKNGDASSSSLAAKGFRSVRPNLQDKKSPTQDINHVPLPPPRRESFHFLPTGTNPPDYSSLVALANDFSPGMLTFTQNEKAVLKESYTISSTSSYSYSETSANPVQQAHQSTVPNDMSNCSASATTNTQAQQRKVSSLKLTPVTIPDPPAHCNSYLDHQAKTQTTGPPPPFSPPPQRGPTMSQPLTQASSLSVHLDPENLKHPEPLPSNNTVELKVPHQAPNQSPTPSQVEITKTPPAVPPRPSPAELLGPPSPDHTARHSPYRCHSSESLDYLSGLMPKALSPTPYVPSGAGSTAGAVSGPSFTTVSSASIFGCMSPSASPVTVSALSHYSSSTAGLLDELQICSLDSPGASPTPSPTLSHVSTYTSTAGPDDVLTTSMASTAAAATVTNGQVLSQAMNGSTSHPQRPLSPPSYPPPPVSLHTGLQRQSRSSEGSELVTRESVISGHTSLSSTVPIARFSEEEKRVSVIKAPHYEGIGPVDESGIPIAIRTTVDRPKDWYKTMFKQIHKVHKADDDYSDTYNATYAVINNDDYSLSSNPTMAHPAPQTHTYRPLAKSPADNGGHLGPREPSPSPVPPPPPPMPSLLQLRARDSDREKDSPDANEWGPPNRKVDTRKYRAEPKSIFEYEPGKSSILEHERPTYDDIDLENEPWYKFFSELEFGRPPPKKRLDYNPDISTRQRIESSLHIAPADKAPERPASAASDYRKRRKSEPSSSQVNAQSQSTTATSPKPVDAYRPSSSLKKPVIRSSPSSPSRAKGGDTCNMYSNNLTSPGPCQRPYLPPVPPDTVHCHEDASQEGSSSSKQSVCCKNSWQTKSQDPETWSSVEEVPPSAGKLKSRSCDDLLNDGHSGSGGCNATRSESAGSLVCDGNPSGSTGSTSTRSLPRLHRRRAHDSPGFLQLYRKMHQIDRAQLIPSEVIRSVRARILELERQPHLHRHRLSPWTPSWGMEVPRDMVPNRISEYERLIKKSKSMPNLGDSEMPSGTTTPGGSSSRASSGGGGTPSFPKRRFSIESLLEEDNNGNSGTVPHAIDHLRRPRSPPEGQPRVGPEPGRGRSFPGPLVPQGPQANPDFSDSEQDAVASDLSDFIQVEGSSFCSESDFDHCSLTSSESLYGSSTLHHHHLRHHHHHHHHPGHQSLGQNQGYQHRHLISTCKGRCPASYTRFTTMLRHERERARQEHQRPSQQSRSSHSQIQSSQSQQAMSKLAFLVSPVPFRRKKGSPPTSRRSSGGGDRGSRPKSKQAIYEALDAALRDIYEHIQTERGHRGTRAPDDSILRRILAELLPNVPERSSSLRGRRGCWLGGHSSTSLYPDGSPTGYASYRGDPSTPRLQSPRLQSPISACYGRHSDTSNNNEYGEEQGDGNGLCYSDQDVSRCYSAIDGRHTPQSRRPTPDREVSHKQMTQLILFSLLHQKQPARAIYDFKAQTAKELTFKKGDAVNIIRQIDNNWYEGEHRGQVGIFPMSYVEKVPSSEKQQPIRPPPPAHVREIGEAVARYNFNADTNVELSLRKGERVIVIRQVDQNWYEGKIPDTTKQGIFPVSYVDIIKRSPSKSTTHHIDPHGYPGNRTPSSTPIKADVSPSTLTQLPDPGLPSHSIPPPLTSLYPSSSSSTSSFTPSSPSFSRSQQQDRNTIPPPLSPRPPSLPHLMTSPPPVSPSPPVSPPPLHSSHPSPNITSQRSVSHPSSSPCLSHPVTSCPDSESSIPLPALSPPKPASPPLATPRSSPTVPHAGCRSPKVKQDPVVGGKPPRSPILSRRSYLSIRGRRRLVQDTLHGGGDPYQAVYNYVPRNEDELELKEGDIVDVMEKCDDGWFVGTSRRSKLFGTFPGNYVKQL; this is encoded by the exons ATGAATACAG GGAGTGATTCTCACTCATCAGATTTGG ATTCTTGGCGGTCACGCAGTGCAACTGATGGCCTTAAGAATGGAGACGCCAGCAGCTCATCTCTTGCTGCCAAAGGCTTCCGCAGTGTCAGACCCAACCTACAGGACAAAAAGTCACCAACACAG GATATCAATCACGTTCCATTGCCACCCCCCAGGAGAGAAAGTTTCCACTTCTTGCCCACTGGCACTAATCCACCAGACTACAGCTCCCTCGTTGCCCTGGCTAATGATTTTAGCCCTGGAATGCTAACATTCACTCAGAATGAGAAAGCAGTTTTGAAAGAGTCCTACACTATTAGTAGCACATCTTCTTACTCCTACTCAGAGACCAGTGCAAACCCAGTCCAACAGGCACACCAGTCCACTGTCCCAAATGATATGAGCAACTGTAGTGCATCTGCCACCACTAATACACAGGCCCAGCAGCGTAAGGTGTCTTCCCTCAAACTAACCCCTGTCACCATCCCTGACCCCCCGGCTCATTGCAACTCTTACCTTGACCACCAAGCTAAGACCCAGACCACAGGTCCCCCTCCACCCTTTTCCCCACCTCCACAAAGGGGTCCCACCATGTCTCAGCCCCTGACACAGGCATCCTCTCTTTCCGTCCACTTGGACCCAGAGAATCTGAAACATCCAGAGCCTCTGCCTTCAAACAACACAGTGGAACTCAAGGTCCCACATCAAGCCCCAAATCAAAGTCCAACTCCATCCCAGGTGGAGATAACGAAGACTCCTCCTGCAGTTCCACCAAGACCTTCTCCTGCAGAACTGTTG GGGCCTCCCTCCCCTGACCACACAGCACGGCACTCCCCCTATCGCTGCCACAGCTCAGAATCACTCGACTACCTGTCAGGCCTAATGCCCAAGGCTCTATCGCCCACCCCGTATGTTCCTAGTGGAGCTGGCAGCACAGCCGGTGCAGTCAGCGGGCCGAGCTTTACCACAGTCAGCAGTGCGAGCATCTTTGGCTGCATGTCACCCTCGGCTTCCCCTGTGACGGTGTCAGCTCTCAGCCACTACTCGTCGTCCACGGCTGGTCTGCTGGACGAGCTGCAGATCTGTAGCCTGGACTCACCTGGCGCCTCACCCACGCCGTCGCCCACCCTCAGCCATGTCTCTACCTACACATCCACTGCTGGCCCTGATGATGTGCTAACAACCTCTATGGCCTCCACTGCTGCAGCAGCCACTGTCACTAAC GGCCAGGTCCTCTCTCAAGCTATGAATGGAAGTACTAGCCATCCACAGAGGCCCCTCTCTCCCCCATCCTATCCTCCTCCCCCAGTCTCACTCCACACTGGGCTCCAGAGACAGAGCAGGAGTTCAG AGGGCAGCGAGTTAGTTACCAGGGAGTCTGTGATTTCAGGCCACACCAGCCTCAGCAGCACTGTGCCCATTGCCCGCTTctcagaagaagagaaaagggtGTCCGTCATTAAAGCCCCTCATTATGAAGGCATCGGCCCCGTGGATGAGTCTGGCATCCCTATCGCCATCCGCACG ACGGTGGATAGGCCTAAGGATTGGTACAAAACTATGTTCAAACAGATCCACAAGGTTCATAAAGCAG ATGATGACTATTCTGACACATACAATGCAACATATGCTGTCATAAACAATG ATGACTACAGTTTGTCATCCAACCCCACCATGGCCCACCCTGCCCCCCAGACACATACGTACAGGCCACTCGCCAAAAGCCCAGCAGACAACGGAGGGCATCTGGGGCCTCGGGAGCCTTCGCCATCCCCTGtacccccaccacctccacctatGCCATCTCTCCTCCAACTGAGGGCCAGAGACAGTGACCGCGAGAAAGACTCGCCTGACGC GAATGAATGGGGTCCTCCCAACAGGAAAGTGGACACACGAAAGTACCGTGCAGAGCCCAAGAGTATTTTTGAGTATGAGCCTGGGAAGTCCTCTATTTTGGAGCATGAAAGACCA ACCTATGATGACATAGATTTAGAGAACGAGCCTTGGTATAAGTTCTTTTCCGAGCTGGAGTTTGGGCGGCCG CCTCCTAAAAAACGGCTGGATTATAATCCAGACATCTCCACTCGCCAGCGCATTGAG AGTTCCCTGCACATCGCTCCTGCTGACAAGGCTCCAGAGAGACCTGCAAG TGCTGCCAGTGACtacaggaagagaaggaagtCTGAGCCGTCAAGTTCCCAAGTGAATGCTCAGTCTCAGAGTACAACTGCAACTTCCCCTAAACCGGTGGACGCCTACAGACCCAGCAGCAGCCTAAAGAAACCTGTGATTCGTTCCTCACCATCCTCACCCTCCAGAGCcaaag GTGGGGACACATGCAACATGTATTCAAACAATTTGACCTCCCCAGGTCCTTGTCAGCGCCCCTATCTGCCCCCTGTCCCCCCTGACACTGTCCATTGCCATGAGGATGCCAGCCAGGAAGGCAGCTCCTCCTCCAAGCAGTCTGTCTGTTGTAAGAACAGTTGGCAGACCAAATCCCAGGATCCTGAGACATGGAGCAGTGTGGAAGAGGTACCGCCCTCTGCTGGCAAGCTCAAGTCACGCAGCTGTGATGACTTACTCAATGATGGGCATTCTGGCTCAGGCGGGTGCAACGCCACCCGCTCAGAAAGTGCTGGGTCACTGGTTTGTGATGGGAATCCCTCAGGTTCCACTGGATCCACCTCCACTCGCTCATTGCCTCGCCTCCACCGGCGACGGGCACACGATTCTCCAGGCTTTCTCCAGCTCTATCGCAAGATGCACCAGATTGACCGAGCTCAGCTCATCCCATCTGAAGTCATCCGCTCGGTCCGTGCTCGCATCCTGGAGCTAGAGCGCCAACCTCACCTGCATCGGCATCGCCTCTCTCCTTGGACACCGTCTTGGGGCATGGAGGTGCCACGCGATATGGTGCCAAATCGCATTTCTGAATATGAGCGCCTTATTAAGAAGTCCAAATCCATGCCCAACTTGGGTGACAGTGAGATGCCTTCAGGCACTACCACACCAGGTGGCTCGTCATCTCGAGccagcagtggtggtggtggcacACCCAGTTTTCCAAAACGCCGTTTTTCCATTGAATCTTTACTAGAGGAAGATAACAATGGCAACAGTGGAACAGTACCTCACGCCATTGATCACTTGCGTCGACCTCGTAGCCCACCTGAGGGCCAGCCTCGGGTTGGGCCGGAACCCGGCCGTGGGCGTTCCTTTCCTGGTCCTCTTGTTCCCCAAGGCCCACAAGCCAACCCAGACTTCTCTGACAGTGAACAAGACGCTGTTGCGTCAGACCTCAGTGACTTCATCCAGGTGGAGGGCTCCTCATTTTGTAGCGAGAGTGACTTTGACCATTGCTCACTAACCTCCTCTGAGAGCTTGTACGGCTCTTCcaccctccaccaccaccaccttcgtcatcaccaccaccatcaccaccaccctgGTCATCAAAGTCTAGGCCAGAACCAGGGCTACCAACACCGCCACCTCATCAGCACCTGCAAAGGCCGCTGCCCGGCCTCTTATACTCGTTTTACAACCATGCTTCGCCATGAGAGAGAACGAGCGCGCCAGGAGCACCAGAGACCTTCACAGCAGAGCCGCAGCAGCCATTCCCAAATCCAGAGCTCACAATCCCAGCAAGCGATGTCCAAGCTGGCCTTTCTGGTCAGCCCAGTGCCTTTCCGCAGGAAAAAGGGCTCACCACCTACCTCTAGAAGAAGCAGTGGTGGCGGAGATCGAGGTAGCAGACCCAAGTCCAAACAGGCCATTTACGAAGCACTAGATGCAGCCTTGAGAGACATATATGAGCACATTCAAACAGAGAGAGGCCACAGAGGAACTAGGGCACCTGATGATAGCATCCTGAGGAGAATACTGGCTGAACTGCTTCCAAATGTGCCTGAACGAAGCTCCTCATTgcgggggaggagggggtgttGGCTTGGTGGTCACTCCTCAACATCTTTGTACCCAGATGGGAGCCCCACTGGGTATGCCTCGTATAGAGGGGATCCCTCCACACCACGGTTACAGTCACCACGGCTACAGTCACCAATCAGTGCCTGTTACGGACGCCACTCAGACACCTCAAACAATAATGAATATGGAGAGGAGCAGGGCGATGGAAATGGTCTCTGTTATTCAG ACCAGGATGTCTCCAGGTGTTATTCTGCCATAGATGGACGCCACACACCCCAGAGTAGAAGGCCTACTCCTGACAGAGAG GTCTCCCATAAACAGATGACACAACttattcttttctctctcctccatcagaAACAGCCTGCGAGAGCCATTTATGATTTTAAGGCACAAACAGCTAA GGAGCTGACATTTAAGAAGGGTGATGCAGTGAACATCATCCGGCAGATAGACAACAACTGGTATGAAGGAGAGCACCGCGGACAGGTTGGGATATTTCCCATGTCATATGTAGAA aaggTGCCGTCCTCAGAGAAGCAGCAGCCGATTCGTCCTCCTCCGCCAGCACATGTCAGAGAGATCGGAGAGGCAGTAGCCCGCTACAACTTCAATGCTGATACTAATGTGGAGCTATCGCTCAGAAAG ggtgaGAGAGTAATTGTGATAAGGCAGGTGGACCAGAACTGGTATGAGGGGAAGATCCCAGACACAACCAAACAGGGCATCTTTCCTGTGTCATACGTTGACATCATCAAGCGTTCCCCATCCAAGAGCACCACCCACCACATAGACCCACATGGTTACCCTGGTAACAGGACACCAAGCTCTACACCCATCAAG GCTGATGTCTCTCCTTCCACTCTGACACAGCTTCCTGACCCCGGCCTCCCCTCACACTCCATACCACCACCTCTGACCTCCTTAtatccctcttcttcttcttctacttcttctttcACTCCGTCTTCACCTTCTTTCTCCCGGTCACAACAGCAGGATCGTAACACCATCCCTCCCCCCCTCTCCCCTCGGCCCCCATCCCTTCCTCACCTCATGACATCACCACCTCCAGTCTCTCCCTCGCCGCCTGTCTCACCACCTCCCCTCCACTCCTCTCACCCCTCTCCAAACATTACCTCACAGCGCTCTGTCTCTCACCCCTCAAgctctccctgtctttctcatCCGGTCACATCCTGCCCCGACTCAGAATCGTCTATTCCCCTTCCCGCCCTGTCTCCCCCGAAACCCGCCTCTCCTCCCCTCGCCACTCCACGCTCTTCCCCCACTGTTCCCCATGCAGGATGTAGGTCTCCCAAGGTGAAG CAGGATCCAGTTGTTGGTGGTAAACCTCCTCGTAGCCCCATCTTGTCCCGGAGGTCCTATCTGTCCATTAGAGGTCGAAGG CGTTTAGTACAGGATACACTCCATGGTGGAGGAGACCC GTACCAGGCTGTGTACAACTACGTGCCTCGCAACGAGGACGAGCTGGAGCTGAAGGAGGGCGACATTGTAGATGTGATGGAGAAATGTGATGATGGCTGGTTTGTTG
- the LOC122873309 gene encoding sorbin and SH3 domain-containing protein 2-like isoform X6: MNTDSGGFARKSVALSLILSPMKRVQSSPNLGTGSDSHSSDLDSWRSRSATDGLKNGDASSSSLAAKGFRSVRPNLQDKKSPTQDINHVPLPPPRRESFHFLPTGTNPPDYSSLVALANDFSPGMLTFTQNEKAVLKESYTISSTSSYSYSETSANPVQQAHQSTVPNDMSNCSASATTNTQAQQRKVSSLKLTPVTIPDPPAHCNSYLDHQAKTQTTGPPPPFSPPPQRGPTMSQPLTQASSLSVHLDPENLKHPEPLPSNNTVELKVPHQAPNQSPTPSQVEITKTPPAVPPRPSPAELLGPPSPDHTARHSPYRCHSSESLDYLSGLMPKALSPTPYVPSGAGSTAGAVSGPSFTTVSSASIFGCMSPSASPVTVSALSHYSSSTAGLLDELQICSLDSPGASPTPSPTLSHVSTYTSTAGPDDVLTTSMASTAAAATVTNGQVLSQAMNGSTSHPQRPLSPPSYPPPPVSLHTGLQRQSRSSEGSELVTRESVISGHTSLSSTVPIARFSEEEKRVSVIKAPHYEGIGPVDESGIPIAIRTTVDRPKDWYKTMFKQIHKVHKADDDYSDTYNATYAVINNDDYSLSSNPTMAHPAPQTHTYRPLAKSPADNGGHLGPREPSPSPVPPPPPPMPSLLQLRARDSDREKDSPDANEWGPPNRKVDTRKYRAEPKSIFEYEPGKSSILEHERPTYDDIDLENEPWYKFFSELEFGRPSSLHIAPADKAPERPASAASDYRKRRKSEPSSSQVNAQSQSTTATSPKPVDAYRPSSSLKKPVIRSSPSSPSRAKGGDTCNMYSNNLTSPGPCQRPYLPPVPPDTVHCHEDASQEGSSSSKQSVCCKNSWQTKSQDPETWSSVEEVPPSAGKLKSRSCDDLLNDGHSGSGGCNATRSESAGSLVCDGNPSGSTGSTSTRSLPRLHRRRAHDSPGFLQLYRKMHQIDRAQLIPSEVIRSVRARILELERQPHLHRHRLSPWTPSWGMEVPRDMVPNRISEYERLIKKSKSMPNLGDSEMPSGTTTPGGSSSRASSGGGGTPSFPKRRFSIESLLEEDNNGNSGTVPHAIDHLRRPRSPPEGQPRVGPEPGRGRSFPGPLVPQGPQANPDFSDSEQDAVASDLSDFIQVEGSSFCSESDFDHCSLTSSESLYGSSTLHHHHLRHHHHHHHHPGHQSLGQNQGYQHRHLISTCKGRCPASYTRFTTMLRHERERARQEHQRPSQQSRSSHSQIQSSQSQQAMSKLAFLVSPVPFRRKKGSPPTSRRSSGGGDRGSRPKSKQAIYEALDAALRDIYEHIQTERGHRGTRAPDDSILRRILAELLPNVPERSSSLRGRRGCWLGGHSSTSLYPDGSPTGYASYRGDPSTPRLQSPRLQSPISACYGRHSDTSNNNEYGEEQGDGNGLCYSDQDVSRCYSAIDGRHTPQSRRPTPDREVSHKQMTQLILFSLLHQKQPARAIYDFKAQTAKELTFKKGDAVNIIRQIDNNWYEGEHRGQVGIFPMSYVEKVPSSEKQQPIRPPPPAHVREIGEAVARYNFNADTNVELSLRKGERVIVIRQVDQNWYEGKIPDTTKQGIFPVSYVDIIKRSPSKSTTHHIDPHGYPGNRTPSSTPIKADVSPSTLTQLPDPGLPSHSIPPPLTSLYPSSSSSTSSFTPSSPSFSRSQQQDRNTIPPPLSPRPPSLPHLMTSPPPVSPSPPVSPPPLHSSHPSPNITSQRSVSHPSSSPCLSHPVTSCPDSESSIPLPALSPPKPASPPLATPRSSPTVPHAGCRSPKVKQDPVVGGKPPRSPILSRRSYLSIRGRRRLVQDTLHGGGDPYQAVYNYVPRNEDELELKEGDIVDVMEKCDDGWFVGTSRRSKLFGTFPGNYVKQL; encoded by the exons ATGAATACAG ATAGCGGAGGATTCGCTCGCAAAAGCGTGGCCTTGTCACTCATACTCTCTCCTATGAAGAGGGTCCAGAGCTCACCAAATCTAGGCACAG GGAGTGATTCTCACTCATCAGATTTGG ATTCTTGGCGGTCACGCAGTGCAACTGATGGCCTTAAGAATGGAGACGCCAGCAGCTCATCTCTTGCTGCCAAAGGCTTCCGCAGTGTCAGACCCAACCTACAGGACAAAAAGTCACCAACACAG GATATCAATCACGTTCCATTGCCACCCCCCAGGAGAGAAAGTTTCCACTTCTTGCCCACTGGCACTAATCCACCAGACTACAGCTCCCTCGTTGCCCTGGCTAATGATTTTAGCCCTGGAATGCTAACATTCACTCAGAATGAGAAAGCAGTTTTGAAAGAGTCCTACACTATTAGTAGCACATCTTCTTACTCCTACTCAGAGACCAGTGCAAACCCAGTCCAACAGGCACACCAGTCCACTGTCCCAAATGATATGAGCAACTGTAGTGCATCTGCCACCACTAATACACAGGCCCAGCAGCGTAAGGTGTCTTCCCTCAAACTAACCCCTGTCACCATCCCTGACCCCCCGGCTCATTGCAACTCTTACCTTGACCACCAAGCTAAGACCCAGACCACAGGTCCCCCTCCACCCTTTTCCCCACCTCCACAAAGGGGTCCCACCATGTCTCAGCCCCTGACACAGGCATCCTCTCTTTCCGTCCACTTGGACCCAGAGAATCTGAAACATCCAGAGCCTCTGCCTTCAAACAACACAGTGGAACTCAAGGTCCCACATCAAGCCCCAAATCAAAGTCCAACTCCATCCCAGGTGGAGATAACGAAGACTCCTCCTGCAGTTCCACCAAGACCTTCTCCTGCAGAACTGTTG GGGCCTCCCTCCCCTGACCACACAGCACGGCACTCCCCCTATCGCTGCCACAGCTCAGAATCACTCGACTACCTGTCAGGCCTAATGCCCAAGGCTCTATCGCCCACCCCGTATGTTCCTAGTGGAGCTGGCAGCACAGCCGGTGCAGTCAGCGGGCCGAGCTTTACCACAGTCAGCAGTGCGAGCATCTTTGGCTGCATGTCACCCTCGGCTTCCCCTGTGACGGTGTCAGCTCTCAGCCACTACTCGTCGTCCACGGCTGGTCTGCTGGACGAGCTGCAGATCTGTAGCCTGGACTCACCTGGCGCCTCACCCACGCCGTCGCCCACCCTCAGCCATGTCTCTACCTACACATCCACTGCTGGCCCTGATGATGTGCTAACAACCTCTATGGCCTCCACTGCTGCAGCAGCCACTGTCACTAAC GGCCAGGTCCTCTCTCAAGCTATGAATGGAAGTACTAGCCATCCACAGAGGCCCCTCTCTCCCCCATCCTATCCTCCTCCCCCAGTCTCACTCCACACTGGGCTCCAGAGACAGAGCAGGAGTTCAG AGGGCAGCGAGTTAGTTACCAGGGAGTCTGTGATTTCAGGCCACACCAGCCTCAGCAGCACTGTGCCCATTGCCCGCTTctcagaagaagagaaaagggtGTCCGTCATTAAAGCCCCTCATTATGAAGGCATCGGCCCCGTGGATGAGTCTGGCATCCCTATCGCCATCCGCACG ACGGTGGATAGGCCTAAGGATTGGTACAAAACTATGTTCAAACAGATCCACAAGGTTCATAAAGCAG ATGATGACTATTCTGACACATACAATGCAACATATGCTGTCATAAACAATG ATGACTACAGTTTGTCATCCAACCCCACCATGGCCCACCCTGCCCCCCAGACACATACGTACAGGCCACTCGCCAAAAGCCCAGCAGACAACGGAGGGCATCTGGGGCCTCGGGAGCCTTCGCCATCCCCTGtacccccaccacctccacctatGCCATCTCTCCTCCAACTGAGGGCCAGAGACAGTGACCGCGAGAAAGACTCGCCTGACGC GAATGAATGGGGTCCTCCCAACAGGAAAGTGGACACACGAAAGTACCGTGCAGAGCCCAAGAGTATTTTTGAGTATGAGCCTGGGAAGTCCTCTATTTTGGAGCATGAAAGACCA ACCTATGATGACATAGATTTAGAGAACGAGCCTTGGTATAAGTTCTTTTCCGAGCTGGAGTTTGGGCGGCCG AGTTCCCTGCACATCGCTCCTGCTGACAAGGCTCCAGAGAGACCTGCAAG TGCTGCCAGTGACtacaggaagagaaggaagtCTGAGCCGTCAAGTTCCCAAGTGAATGCTCAGTCTCAGAGTACAACTGCAACTTCCCCTAAACCGGTGGACGCCTACAGACCCAGCAGCAGCCTAAAGAAACCTGTGATTCGTTCCTCACCATCCTCACCCTCCAGAGCcaaag GTGGGGACACATGCAACATGTATTCAAACAATTTGACCTCCCCAGGTCCTTGTCAGCGCCCCTATCTGCCCCCTGTCCCCCCTGACACTGTCCATTGCCATGAGGATGCCAGCCAGGAAGGCAGCTCCTCCTCCAAGCAGTCTGTCTGTTGTAAGAACAGTTGGCAGACCAAATCCCAGGATCCTGAGACATGGAGCAGTGTGGAAGAGGTACCGCCCTCTGCTGGCAAGCTCAAGTCACGCAGCTGTGATGACTTACTCAATGATGGGCATTCTGGCTCAGGCGGGTGCAACGCCACCCGCTCAGAAAGTGCTGGGTCACTGGTTTGTGATGGGAATCCCTCAGGTTCCACTGGATCCACCTCCACTCGCTCATTGCCTCGCCTCCACCGGCGACGGGCACACGATTCTCCAGGCTTTCTCCAGCTCTATCGCAAGATGCACCAGATTGACCGAGCTCAGCTCATCCCATCTGAAGTCATCCGCTCGGTCCGTGCTCGCATCCTGGAGCTAGAGCGCCAACCTCACCTGCATCGGCATCGCCTCTCTCCTTGGACACCGTCTTGGGGCATGGAGGTGCCACGCGATATGGTGCCAAATCGCATTTCTGAATATGAGCGCCTTATTAAGAAGTCCAAATCCATGCCCAACTTGGGTGACAGTGAGATGCCTTCAGGCACTACCACACCAGGTGGCTCGTCATCTCGAGccagcagtggtggtggtggcacACCCAGTTTTCCAAAACGCCGTTTTTCCATTGAATCTTTACTAGAGGAAGATAACAATGGCAACAGTGGAACAGTACCTCACGCCATTGATCACTTGCGTCGACCTCGTAGCCCACCTGAGGGCCAGCCTCGGGTTGGGCCGGAACCCGGCCGTGGGCGTTCCTTTCCTGGTCCTCTTGTTCCCCAAGGCCCACAAGCCAACCCAGACTTCTCTGACAGTGAACAAGACGCTGTTGCGTCAGACCTCAGTGACTTCATCCAGGTGGAGGGCTCCTCATTTTGTAGCGAGAGTGACTTTGACCATTGCTCACTAACCTCCTCTGAGAGCTTGTACGGCTCTTCcaccctccaccaccaccaccttcgtcatcaccaccaccatcaccaccaccctgGTCATCAAAGTCTAGGCCAGAACCAGGGCTACCAACACCGCCACCTCATCAGCACCTGCAAAGGCCGCTGCCCGGCCTCTTATACTCGTTTTACAACCATGCTTCGCCATGAGAGAGAACGAGCGCGCCAGGAGCACCAGAGACCTTCACAGCAGAGCCGCAGCAGCCATTCCCAAATCCAGAGCTCACAATCCCAGCAAGCGATGTCCAAGCTGGCCTTTCTGGTCAGCCCAGTGCCTTTCCGCAGGAAAAAGGGCTCACCACCTACCTCTAGAAGAAGCAGTGGTGGCGGAGATCGAGGTAGCAGACCCAAGTCCAAACAGGCCATTTACGAAGCACTAGATGCAGCCTTGAGAGACATATATGAGCACATTCAAACAGAGAGAGGCCACAGAGGAACTAGGGCACCTGATGATAGCATCCTGAGGAGAATACTGGCTGAACTGCTTCCAAATGTGCCTGAACGAAGCTCCTCATTgcgggggaggagggggtgttGGCTTGGTGGTCACTCCTCAACATCTTTGTACCCAGATGGGAGCCCCACTGGGTATGCCTCGTATAGAGGGGATCCCTCCACACCACGGTTACAGTCACCACGGCTACAGTCACCAATCAGTGCCTGTTACGGACGCCACTCAGACACCTCAAACAATAATGAATATGGAGAGGAGCAGGGCGATGGAAATGGTCTCTGTTATTCAG ACCAGGATGTCTCCAGGTGTTATTCTGCCATAGATGGACGCCACACACCCCAGAGTAGAAGGCCTACTCCTGACAGAGAG GTCTCCCATAAACAGATGACACAACttattcttttctctctcctccatcagaAACAGCCTGCGAGAGCCATTTATGATTTTAAGGCACAAACAGCTAA GGAGCTGACATTTAAGAAGGGTGATGCAGTGAACATCATCCGGCAGATAGACAACAACTGGTATGAAGGAGAGCACCGCGGACAGGTTGGGATATTTCCCATGTCATATGTAGAA aaggTGCCGTCCTCAGAGAAGCAGCAGCCGATTCGTCCTCCTCCGCCAGCACATGTCAGAGAGATCGGAGAGGCAGTAGCCCGCTACAACTTCAATGCTGATACTAATGTGGAGCTATCGCTCAGAAAG ggtgaGAGAGTAATTGTGATAAGGCAGGTGGACCAGAACTGGTATGAGGGGAAGATCCCAGACACAACCAAACAGGGCATCTTTCCTGTGTCATACGTTGACATCATCAAGCGTTCCCCATCCAAGAGCACCACCCACCACATAGACCCACATGGTTACCCTGGTAACAGGACACCAAGCTCTACACCCATCAAG GCTGATGTCTCTCCTTCCACTCTGACACAGCTTCCTGACCCCGGCCTCCCCTCACACTCCATACCACCACCTCTGACCTCCTTAtatccctcttcttcttcttctacttcttctttcACTCCGTCTTCACCTTCTTTCTCCCGGTCACAACAGCAGGATCGTAACACCATCCCTCCCCCCCTCTCCCCTCGGCCCCCATCCCTTCCTCACCTCATGACATCACCACCTCCAGTCTCTCCCTCGCCGCCTGTCTCACCACCTCCCCTCCACTCCTCTCACCCCTCTCCAAACATTACCTCACAGCGCTCTGTCTCTCACCCCTCAAgctctccctgtctttctcatCCGGTCACATCCTGCCCCGACTCAGAATCGTCTATTCCCCTTCCCGCCCTGTCTCCCCCGAAACCCGCCTCTCCTCCCCTCGCCACTCCACGCTCTTCCCCCACTGTTCCCCATGCAGGATGTAGGTCTCCCAAGGTGAAG CAGGATCCAGTTGTTGGTGGTAAACCTCCTCGTAGCCCCATCTTGTCCCGGAGGTCCTATCTGTCCATTAGAGGTCGAAGG CGTTTAGTACAGGATACACTCCATGGTGGAGGAGACCC GTACCAGGCTGTGTACAACTACGTGCCTCGCAACGAGGACGAGCTGGAGCTGAAGGAGGGCGACATTGTAGATGTGATGGAGAAATGTGATGATGGCTGGTTTGTTG